The following are from one region of the Stutzerimonas stutzeri genome:
- a CDS encoding lipopolysaccharide kinase InaA family protein: MAAAVVFPRAVEAADDFEQWWSRQGEWVEPPNRRRDGESGVQRLPNRQGGLLYCKRQIGHLYRSVWHPFGRPTVLRERDALQAFSRLGVRVPTIAYCGTQRQAGQWQALLITEELEDFVSLEQWYADRLDQRYGSSVHVRMLETIGLTLSRYHRARWQHGCCYPKHIFVKVTGKADSTLIEIALLDLEKSRRRLHPGAAAKHDLRQLARHRDAMPDQDWTLLQGAHAASFAQHGDAR, translated from the coding sequence ATGGCTGCTGCTGTTGTTTTCCCGCGTGCGGTTGAGGCCGCCGATGATTTCGAACAATGGTGGAGCAGGCAGGGCGAGTGGGTCGAACCCCCTAACCGTCGCCGCGATGGGGAGAGCGGAGTGCAGCGCTTACCGAACCGCCAAGGCGGCTTGCTCTACTGCAAGCGGCAGATCGGACATCTGTATCGCTCCGTGTGGCATCCATTCGGGCGCCCTACGGTGTTGCGTGAGCGCGATGCGCTGCAGGCGTTCTCGCGGCTCGGCGTGCGGGTGCCGACCATCGCTTACTGCGGTACTCAACGGCAAGCGGGCCAGTGGCAGGCGTTGCTGATCACTGAAGAGCTGGAGGATTTCGTGAGTCTCGAACAGTGGTACGCGGACAGGCTGGACCAGCGCTACGGGTCCAGCGTGCACGTGCGAATGCTTGAGACCATCGGCCTTACGCTGAGCCGCTACCATCGTGCTCGCTGGCAACATGGCTGCTGTTATCCCAAGCACATTTTCGTCAAGGTCACTGGCAAGGCGGATAGCACCCTGATCGAGATCGCTCTGCTGGATCTGGAAAAGAGCCGCCGGCGTCTGCACCCCGGTGCGGCCGCTAAACATGACTTGCGCCAGCTTGCGCGTCATCGCGATGCGATGCCCGATCAGGATTGGACATTGTTACAAGGCGCGCATGCAGCGTCTTTTGCTCAGCACGGAGACGCGCGGTGA
- a CDS encoding class I SAM-dependent methyltransferase — translation MTKSSPIELEFSRKYDRDHAREYLHKHQDGLARRLSHWRDVQLARHALKQAGDPDLVLDLPCGAGRFWPMLAEHPSRMILAADNSPDMLATAEAAQPPEVVKRVETFQTSAFAIDMGANAVDCIFSMRLLHHIADPAHRLAMLREFHRVTRDTVILSLWVDGNYKAWKRKRLERRRSDPENKNRFVVSRSKIEAEFGEAGFDIVGHRDFLPGYAMWRVYVLRKRS, via the coding sequence ATGACCAAATCCAGCCCGATCGAGCTCGAGTTCTCGCGCAAGTACGACCGCGACCACGCCCGCGAGTATTTGCACAAGCACCAAGACGGCCTGGCTAGACGCCTGTCGCACTGGCGGGACGTGCAGCTGGCTCGCCATGCGCTGAAGCAGGCCGGCGACCCGGATCTGGTTCTCGACCTGCCGTGCGGCGCCGGGCGTTTCTGGCCGATGCTGGCCGAGCACCCCAGCCGGATGATCCTCGCAGCAGACAATTCGCCGGACATGCTGGCGACCGCCGAGGCCGCTCAGCCGCCGGAGGTGGTCAAGCGGGTCGAAACCTTTCAAACTTCGGCGTTCGCCATCGACATGGGCGCCAACGCAGTCGACTGCATCTTCAGCATGCGCTTGCTGCACCATATCGCCGACCCGGCACATCGGCTGGCGATGCTGCGCGAGTTTCACCGAGTCACCCGCGATACGGTTATCCTCTCGCTGTGGGTCGATGGCAATTACAAGGCCTGGAAGCGCAAGCGCCTGGAGCGTCGGCGTTCGGACCCAGAAAATAAAAACAGGTTTGTGGTTTCGCGCTCGAAGATCGAAGCGGAGTTCGGCGAGGCCGGATTCGATATCGTCGGCCACCGGGATTTTCTCCCCGGATACGCGATGTGGCGTGTCTACGTGTTGCGCAAAAGGAGCTGA
- a CDS encoding sensor histidine kinase produces MLAKQPFARRIAIAFTLMTLVVSGVFSLGIVAVVHFIEEQLVSQELSGELDTVLNDVLVLNARPRLDATTRLFASDLPGYEIPEAFRGVEPGFTEVVSHDDAYYVYLREIDGEQYMLVEEQQEFEARETALFGVVLAGFLLSILGAWVLGRLMADKVMAPVSRLAQQVRHRDQLHALAPPLALQYPDDEVGHLAAAFDSTLGQLRQSLERERLFTSDVSHELRTPLMVILGACELLTQADLPAKSHTQAQRIERAAQEMHELVETFLMLARARPEQSAFLGTASLASIARDQAERWQPLFEEKGLAFSIQREDEDSGEYNPTLLGSVMSNLLRNALHYTDAGSVRLVLEAGGFRVEDTGVGIPVDQQERMFQPFVRGEGSRGEGLGLGLSLVRRICTHQGWSISLHPHQPSGSCFQVRFKPAVG; encoded by the coding sequence ATGCTGGCTAAGCAGCCGTTCGCGCGCCGCATCGCCATTGCCTTCACGCTGATGACGCTGGTCGTCAGTGGCGTGTTCTCCCTGGGCATCGTTGCGGTGGTGCACTTCATCGAGGAGCAACTGGTCAGCCAGGAACTCAGTGGCGAGCTCGACACCGTGCTCAACGACGTGCTGGTGCTCAATGCCAGGCCGCGGCTGGACGCCACCACCCGACTGTTCGCCTCGGACCTGCCCGGCTACGAGATCCCCGAGGCGTTTCGCGGGGTGGAGCCGGGGTTCACCGAGGTGGTCAGCCATGACGACGCCTACTACGTCTACCTGCGTGAAATCGACGGCGAGCAGTACATGCTGGTCGAGGAGCAGCAAGAATTCGAGGCGCGCGAAACGGCGCTGTTCGGCGTGGTGCTGGCCGGTTTCCTGCTGAGCATCTTGGGGGCCTGGGTGCTGGGCCGGCTGATGGCCGACAAGGTGATGGCGCCGGTCTCGCGGCTGGCCCAGCAGGTGCGCCATCGCGATCAGCTGCATGCGCTGGCGCCGCCGCTGGCGTTGCAGTATCCGGACGACGAGGTGGGCCATCTGGCCGCCGCCTTCGACAGTACCCTCGGCCAGCTGCGCCAGAGTCTGGAGCGTGAGCGGCTGTTCACCAGCGACGTCAGCCACGAGTTGCGGACGCCGCTGATGGTCATCCTCGGCGCCTGCGAGCTGCTCACCCAGGCCGACCTGCCGGCCAAGTCGCATACCCAGGCCCAGCGCATCGAGCGCGCCGCGCAGGAGATGCACGAACTGGTGGAGACCTTCCTGATGCTGGCCCGGGCGCGCCCCGAGCAGAGCGCCTTCCTCGGTACGGCCAGCCTGGCGAGCATCGCCCGTGACCAGGCCGAGCGCTGGCAGCCGTTGTTCGAAGAAAAAGGCCTGGCCTTCAGCATCCAGCGGGAGGACGAGGACAGCGGCGAATACAACCCCACGTTGCTGGGCTCGGTCATGTCGAACCTGCTGCGCAACGCCCTGCACTACACCGACGCCGGGTCGGTGCGGCTGGTGCTCGAGGCGGGGGGCTTTCGCGTAGAAGATACCGGAGTCGGCATCCCGGTGGACCAGCAGGAGCGCATGTTCCAGCCGTTCGTGCGCGGTGAGGGGAGCCGCGGCGAAGGGCTTGGCCTGGGGCTGTCGCTGGTGCGGCGGATCTGCACCCATCAGGGCTGGTCGATCAGCCTGCACCCGCACCAACCGTCCGGCAGCTGCTTCCAGGTGCGCTTCAAACCGGCGGTCGGTTGA
- a CDS encoding response regulator transcription factor — MRILVIEDNRDILANVLDYLELKGFVVDCAQDGLTGLHLAATGHYDLIVLDIMLPGIDGYQVCKRLRDDAGRDTPIIMLTARDALNDRIEGLGAGADDYLVKPFALSELVARIEAVLRRSQGTRKQKLQVGDLQYDLDTLQAIRAGQPLRLNPIGHKLLAILMQKSPAVVRREQLEEALWGDDIPDSDSLRSHIHQLRQVLDKPFDKPLLHTVHGVGFRLAELDHAG; from the coding sequence ATGCGCATTCTGGTGATCGAAGACAATCGCGACATCCTGGCCAACGTTCTGGACTACCTCGAGCTCAAGGGCTTCGTGGTCGATTGCGCCCAGGACGGCCTCACTGGTCTGCACCTGGCCGCGACCGGACACTACGATCTGATCGTGCTGGACATCATGCTGCCCGGAATCGACGGGTATCAGGTGTGCAAGCGTTTGCGCGACGACGCGGGGCGCGACACGCCCATCATCATGCTCACCGCGCGCGATGCGCTGAATGACCGTATCGAGGGGCTGGGCGCAGGCGCGGACGATTATCTGGTCAAGCCGTTCGCGCTGTCCGAGCTGGTGGCGCGCATCGAGGCGGTCCTGCGGCGCAGCCAGGGCACGCGCAAGCAGAAGCTGCAGGTCGGCGATCTGCAGTACGACCTCGATACCCTGCAGGCGATCCGGGCCGGGCAGCCGCTGCGGCTGAACCCGATTGGTCACAAGCTGCTGGCCATCCTCATGCAGAAGAGTCCGGCGGTGGTGCGCCGCGAGCAGCTGGAAGAAGCCCTCTGGGGCGACGATATCCCCGACAGCGACAGCCTGCGCAGCCATATCCATCAGCTGCGCCAGGTGCTGGACAAGCCCTTCGATAAACCGCTGCTGCACACGGTGCATGGCGTCGGCTTCCGCCTGGCGGAGCTCGATCATGCTGGCTAA
- a CDS encoding LTA synthase family protein, producing MSLLRHAQLRYLSLLLGLWLAVFVLTRSALLVGHWQEAGIGFGALPRVFGLGLIYDLAYLALAGVPLATYLLLCPQRLWASRWHRRWLTPLLGLSLYAMLLTAVAEWLFWDEFAVRFNFIAVDNLVYSDEVLNNVLESYPVCRLLALLAVLALGITAALRAPLRRALAAPSLSWRGRATSLAGMTVAALAIGLIVDQDFPRGTGGNPYPRELASNGPFQFFAAFRNNELDYPQFYATLPEREVGTRLRTEVSEPNARFLGDDPQDIRRLVDNPGTLRKLNIVLITVESLSANYLGSFGDARGLTPNLDRLRQQSLAFSRFYATGTRTDRGLEAITLSVPPTPGRSIVKRIGRESGFASLGQQLRGHGYDSVFLYGGRGYFDNLSAFFSGNGYRVVDQSSTDEADIHFKNAWGMADEDLYRLALREADADHALGKPFLLQLMTTSNHRPYTYPAGHIDIPSGESRDGAVKYTDLAIGQFLEQARTRPWFAQTLFVIVADHAAGSAGAQDLPVANYHIPLLIYGPGLVEPREMNTVASQIDIAPTLLGLLNLDYVSTFFGRNLLRDDAHPGRALIGNYQHLGLFDGNDLAILSPRREVRRHDNALRTSQETPARLDDALIDRAIAYSQGASYDYRHGLLRWNRPTPNATQLGHR from the coding sequence ATGTCCCTCCTGCGCCATGCTCAACTTCGTTACCTGTCGCTGCTGCTCGGGCTGTGGCTGGCGGTCTTCGTGTTGACCCGCAGCGCGTTGCTCGTCGGGCACTGGCAGGAAGCAGGCATCGGTTTCGGCGCATTGCCCAGGGTGTTCGGCCTGGGTCTGATCTACGACCTGGCCTACCTGGCTTTGGCCGGCGTGCCGCTGGCGACCTACCTGCTACTGTGCCCGCAACGCCTCTGGGCCAGCCGCTGGCACCGGCGCTGGCTGACACCGCTGCTTGGCCTGAGCCTCTACGCCATGCTGCTCACCGCCGTCGCCGAGTGGCTGTTCTGGGACGAATTCGCGGTGCGCTTCAACTTTATCGCGGTCGATAATCTGGTGTACTCGGACGAGGTGCTGAACAACGTCCTCGAGTCCTACCCGGTCTGCCGCCTGCTGGCGTTGCTGGCCGTGCTGGCGCTGGGCATCACCGCTGCGCTGCGGGCGCCGCTACGCCGCGCACTGGCGGCGCCGAGCCTGTCCTGGCGCGGCCGGGCGACCAGCCTGGCCGGCATGACGGTGGCGGCGTTGGCCATCGGGCTGATCGTCGACCAGGACTTCCCCCGCGGCACCGGTGGCAACCCCTACCCACGCGAACTGGCCAGCAACGGGCCGTTCCAGTTCTTCGCCGCGTTTCGCAACAACGAGCTGGACTACCCACAGTTCTACGCGACCCTGCCCGAGCGCGAGGTCGGTACTCGGCTGCGCACCGAAGTCAGCGAACCCAACGCGCGCTTTCTCGGCGACGACCCACAGGACATCCGCCGGCTGGTCGACAACCCGGGCACGCTGCGCAAGCTCAACATCGTGTTGATCACCGTGGAAAGCCTCAGCGCCAACTACCTCGGCAGCTTTGGCGACGCCCGTGGCCTGACCCCGAACCTCGACCGGCTGCGCCAGCAGAGCCTGGCGTTCAGCCGGTTCTACGCCACCGGCACCCGCACCGACCGCGGGCTGGAAGCGATCACCCTGTCGGTACCCCCGACGCCCGGCCGCTCGATCGTCAAGCGCATCGGCCGCGAAAGCGGCTTCGCCAGCCTCGGCCAGCAGCTGCGCGGGCACGGCTACGACAGCGTCTTCCTGTATGGCGGCCGCGGTTATTTCGACAACCTGAGCGCCTTCTTCAGCGGCAACGGCTACCGGGTAGTCGACCAGAGCAGCACGGACGAGGCGGACATCCATTTCAAGAACGCCTGGGGCATGGCCGACGAAGACCTCTATCGGTTGGCGCTTCGCGAAGCCGACGCCGACCACGCCTTAGGCAAGCCTTTCCTGCTGCAGCTGATGACCACTTCCAACCACCGGCCCTACACCTACCCCGCCGGGCACATCGACATCCCCTCCGGCGAGAGCCGCGACGGCGCGGTGAAGTACACCGACCTGGCCATCGGCCAGTTTCTCGAGCAGGCCCGCACCCGGCCCTGGTTCGCCCAGACGCTGTTCGTCATCGTTGCCGACCACGCCGCCGGCAGTGCCGGGGCCCAGGACCTGCCGGTGGCCAACTACCACATTCCGCTGCTCATCTACGGGCCGGGGCTGGTCGAGCCGCGCGAAATGAACACCGTTGCCAGTCAGATCGACATCGCGCCGACCCTGCTCGGCCTGCTGAACCTGGACTACGTGTCGACGTTCTTCGGCCGCAACCTGCTGCGCGACGATGCCCATCCGGGCCGGGCGTTGATCGGCAACTACCAGCATCTGGGCCTGTTCGACGGCAACGATCTGGCGATCCTCAGCCCGCGGCGTGAAGTGCGTCGGCACGACAACGCCTTGCGAACCAGCCAGGAGACCCCGGCTCGCCTGGACGACGCGCTGATCGACCGTGCCATCGCCTACTCCCAGGGCGCGAGCTACGACTACCGCCACGGGCTCTTGCGCTGGAACCGCCCGACTCCGAACGCCACCCAACTCGGCCACCGCTGA
- a CDS encoding phosphatase PAP2 family protein, whose product MPATTHPANHESRPFNFTLAFGLPLLVMLVLLIGDPSQLDFALSRLFYEPGVGFIGRHSWLLEDVLHDRVKQLVIVLAVLALVGFVLSLLPTRLASWRRPLGCLVLSLALSTSIVTPLKALTGVHCPWSLSDFGGGETYTPLLSERAPTLKPGRCWPGGHASAGFSLLALFFVLRDRRPRAARYALAFALALGTVLSVGRVMQGAHFMSHNLWTLLFDWLIGVACYRLVLYRRTPAPALAPVAEVAR is encoded by the coding sequence ATGCCTGCAACCACCCACCCGGCCAACCATGAGAGCCGTCCCTTCAACTTCACCCTGGCCTTCGGCCTGCCGCTGTTGGTGATGCTGGTGTTGCTGATCGGTGACCCGAGCCAGCTCGACTTCGCCCTATCGCGGCTGTTCTACGAGCCGGGCGTGGGCTTTATCGGTCGCCACAGCTGGTTGCTCGAAGATGTCCTGCACGACCGCGTCAAGCAACTGGTCATTGTCCTCGCGGTGCTGGCCCTGGTCGGCTTCGTGCTCAGCCTGCTGCCGACCCGGCTGGCGTCCTGGCGACGCCCGCTGGGCTGCCTGGTGTTGTCGCTGGCGCTGTCGACCAGCATCGTCACGCCGCTCAAGGCGCTGACCGGCGTGCACTGCCCCTGGAGTCTCAGCGACTTCGGCGGCGGCGAGACCTACACGCCGCTGCTCAGCGAACGCGCACCGACGCTCAAGCCAGGGCGCTGCTGGCCGGGTGGCCATGCCTCGGCGGGCTTTTCCCTGCTGGCGCTGTTCTTCGTCCTGCGTGACCGGCGCCCGCGCGCGGCGCGCTACGCATTGGCCTTCGCCTTGGCGCTGGGCACCGTGCTGTCGGTCGGACGGGTGATGCAAGGTGCGCACTTCATGTCGCACAACCTCTGGACGCTGCTGTTCGACTGGCTGATCGGCGTGGCCTGCTACCGGCTGGTGCTGTACCGACGCACCCCAGCGCCGGCCCTGGCACCGGTCGCTGAAGTGGCTCGCTGA
- a CDS encoding SdiA-regulated domain-containing protein has protein sequence MLHTASHPSQRLGALFKRRYRAVGLLVALAVFLATELALHWNERLYFYLTRQMDVTRDVSADRWLPGYQVDIDGKPIAGIERNLSAITYDRDLDRLLAVVNGGPTELLVLSKTGELLEHYPLTGFGDIEGVTYMGNGRVAVSDERAQQVSIFSLPAAPRSIDVSEAQFLSLGIHLNGNKGFEGLSYDAAGDRLFIVKERDPRQLYEVRGVAASLDGPLQLKIIDHTDWIDDQVFATDLSDIHFDADTGHLLLLSDESHLLMELSDRGEMLSYRSFNRFTSDLQHTAPHPEGVTLDNDGALYVVSEPNLFYRFRRP, from the coding sequence ATGCTGCACACAGCCTCTCACCCGTCGCAACGCCTGGGCGCGCTGTTCAAGCGCCGGTATCGGGCGGTCGGACTGCTCGTCGCGCTGGCGGTCTTTCTCGCGACGGAGCTGGCGCTGCACTGGAACGAGCGGCTGTACTTCTACCTGACCCGGCAGATGGACGTTACCCGCGACGTCTCGGCCGACCGTTGGCTGCCCGGCTACCAGGTCGATATCGACGGCAAGCCCATCGCCGGCATCGAGCGCAACCTGTCGGCCATTACCTATGACCGCGACCTCGACCGGCTGTTGGCAGTGGTCAACGGCGGCCCTACCGAATTGCTGGTGCTGAGCAAGACCGGCGAGCTGCTCGAGCACTATCCGTTGACCGGCTTCGGCGATATCGAAGGGGTGACCTACATGGGCAACGGACGCGTGGCGGTGTCCGATGAACGTGCACAGCAGGTGAGCATCTTCAGCCTGCCGGCGGCGCCGCGCAGCATCGATGTGTCCGAGGCGCAGTTCTTGTCCCTGGGCATCCACCTGAACGGCAACAAGGGCTTCGAGGGCCTGAGCTACGATGCCGCCGGGGATCGCCTGTTCATCGTCAAGGAACGCGACCCGCGCCAGCTCTACGAGGTGCGGGGCGTGGCGGCTAGCCTCGATGGCCCGCTGCAGCTGAAGATCATCGATCACACCGACTGGATCGACGATCAGGTCTTCGCCACCGACCTGTCGGACATCCATTTCGATGCCGACACGGGCCACCTGCTGCTGCTCAGCGATGAATCGCACCTGCTCATGGAGCTCAGCGACCGCGGTGAGATGCTCAGCTACCGCAGCTTCAACCGGTTCACCAGCGATCTCCAGCACACCGCCCCGCACCCCGAAGGCGTGACCCTGGACAATGACGGCGCCCTCTACGTGGTCAGCGAGCCGAACCTGTTCTACCGCTTCCGCCGTCCGTAG
- a CDS encoding YkvA family protein, whose translation MFGLSRFITRLQGWARQLKRDVMTLWLCARHPDTPWWLRALLVCVVAYALSPIDLIPDFIPVLGYLDDLLLLPLGIWLAIRLMPPAILNECRAQALAWEHTPRPVSRAGAVAVVLIWTLGVAALAYWLMRR comes from the coding sequence ATGTTCGGCCTGTCTCGCTTCATCACACGCCTGCAAGGCTGGGCTCGCCAGCTCAAACGTGACGTCATGACCCTCTGGCTCTGTGCCCGCCACCCGGATACGCCCTGGTGGCTGCGTGCCCTGCTGGTCTGCGTCGTCGCCTATGCGCTCAGTCCGATCGACCTGATCCCGGATTTCATCCCGGTGCTCGGCTATCTCGACGATCTGCTGCTGTTGCCCCTGGGCATCTGGCTGGCGATACGTCTGATGCCGCCGGCCATCCTCAACGAGTGCCGCGCCCAGGCCCTCGCCTGGGAGCACACGCCGCGCCCGGTCAGCCGCGCCGGTGCGGTAGCGGTGGTGCTGATCTGGACGCTGGGCGTCGCTGCCCTGGCCTACTGGCTGATGCGGCGGTGA
- a CDS encoding AMP-binding protein — MQPAAERFWTILERHEGVALRESATQLSYAQLREEVARRAEQLVRLDVQRVALALDNGLEWALWDLALLCAERVCVPLPGFFSPAQHAHVLQHAGIDCLIGPANALTDAAGFTATAPGLLQRSLHAVTAVPAGTLKITYTSGTTGQPKGVCLDAGAQLAVAESLWQASLPCAVQQHLCVLPLATLLENIAGLYAPLLAGACIELRPLAEIGFSGSTGFDLPRFLTTLNESRPHSLILLPQLLLAMVSAAEQGVPLPDSLRFVAVGGGRVAPQLLERADRLGLPVFEGYGLSECASVVCLNTPAARRIGTVGRPLPHVEVRLADDGEVQVKGPHMLGYLGEPVQPTDWLATGDLGHFDDGFLVLHGRKKHQFVTAYGRNVNPEWVEAELVQQAPIAQAWLHGEALPQNVAVLVPRRGDCSDAELQAAVDRVNAGLPDYARAHHWLRATAPFNAANDLATSNGRLRRAALLDAYGARIDSLLPSA, encoded by the coding sequence ATGCAGCCTGCAGCTGAACGCTTCTGGACGATACTTGAGCGCCACGAGGGCGTCGCCCTGCGCGAAAGTGCGACTCAACTGAGCTACGCGCAACTGCGCGAGGAAGTGGCAAGGCGCGCCGAGCAGCTGGTTCGGCTGGACGTGCAGCGGGTCGCCCTAGCCCTGGACAACGGCCTGGAATGGGCGCTGTGGGATCTTGCGCTGCTGTGCGCCGAGCGCGTCTGCGTGCCGCTGCCGGGCTTCTTCTCGCCGGCGCAGCATGCCCATGTGCTGCAGCATGCCGGCATCGATTGCCTGATCGGACCGGCGAACGCGCTGACCGATGCAGCCGGCTTCACGGCGACCGCGCCCGGCCTTCTGCAGCGTTCCCTGCATGCGGTGACCGCCGTGCCTGCCGGCACGCTGAAAATCACCTACACCTCCGGCACCACCGGTCAGCCCAAGGGCGTCTGCCTGGATGCGGGCGCCCAGCTCGCCGTGGCCGAGAGCCTGTGGCAGGCCAGCCTGCCCTGCGCCGTGCAGCAGCACCTGTGCGTGTTGCCGCTGGCCACCCTGCTGGAAAACATCGCCGGGCTCTACGCACCGCTGCTGGCCGGTGCCTGCATCGAACTGCGGCCCTTGGCCGAGATCGGCTTCAGCGGCAGCACCGGCTTCGACCTGCCGCGCTTTCTCACCACCCTCAACGAGAGCCGCCCGCATAGCCTGATCTTGCTGCCGCAACTCCTGCTGGCGATGGTCAGCGCCGCGGAACAGGGTGTGCCGCTGCCCGATTCGCTGCGTTTCGTCGCCGTTGGCGGCGGCCGGGTCGCTCCGCAGCTGCTCGAGCGCGCCGACCGCCTCGGGCTGCCGGTATTCGAGGGCTACGGGCTGTCCGAGTGCGCCTCGGTGGTCTGCCTCAACACGCCCGCGGCGCGGCGCATCGGCACGGTCGGCCGGCCATTGCCACACGTCGAGGTGCGCCTGGCCGACGATGGCGAGGTGCAGGTCAAGGGCCCGCATATGCTCGGTTACCTTGGTGAGCCGGTGCAGCCGACTGACTGGCTGGCCACCGGCGACCTCGGCCACTTCGACGACGGTTTCCTGGTCCTGCATGGGCGCAAGAAGCACCAGTTCGTCACCGCCTACGGGCGCAACGTGAATCCCGAATGGGTGGAAGCCGAACTGGTCCAGCAGGCGCCCATCGCCCAGGCCTGGCTGCATGGCGAGGCGCTGCCGCAAAACGTCGCCGTGCTGGTACCGCGTCGCGGCGATTGCAGCGACGCCGAGCTGCAGGCCGCGGTGGACCGGGTCAACGCCGGCCTGCCTGACTACGCCCGCGCGCACCACTGGTTGCGCGCCACGGCGCCCTTCAACGCCGCTAACGACCTGGCGACGAGCAACGGCCGCCTGCGCCGCGCCGCCCTGCTGGACGCCTATGGCGCCCGCATCGACTCCCTTTTGCCCTCTGCCTGA
- a CDS encoding TenA family transcriptional regulator: MAFYDELQQQTSEARESLLAAPIIHAALTGAATREQYIAFLTQAYHHVKHTVPLLMACGARLPERLEWLREAIAEYIEEETGHQEWILNDIRACGGDAEAVRHGQPALATELMVAYVYDRIARHNPVSFFGMVNVLEGTSIALATQAAGVLQDSLQLPAKAFSYLTSHGSLDMEHIEFFKRLMNRLDDEDDKAAVVHTARVVFRLYGDIFRGLSA; the protein is encoded by the coding sequence ATGGCGTTCTACGACGAACTGCAACAACAGACCAGCGAAGCCCGCGAGTCCCTGCTGGCCGCACCAATCATTCATGCCGCGCTGACTGGCGCCGCCACCCGCGAGCAATACATCGCCTTCCTGACCCAGGCCTACCATCACGTCAAGCACACCGTGCCGCTGCTGATGGCCTGCGGTGCACGGCTGCCGGAACGGCTGGAATGGCTGCGCGAGGCGATCGCCGAATACATCGAGGAAGAGACCGGCCATCAGGAATGGATCCTCAACGACATCCGCGCCTGCGGCGGCGATGCCGAAGCGGTGCGCCACGGCCAGCCGGCCTTGGCCACCGAACTGATGGTCGCCTATGTCTACGACCGCATCGCGCGGCATAACCCGGTGAGTTTCTTCGGCATGGTCAACGTGCTTGAAGGTACCAGCATCGCCCTGGCGACCCAGGCCGCCGGCGTGCTGCAAGACAGCCTGCAGCTGCCGGCCAAGGCCTTCAGCTACCTGACGTCCCACGGCAGCCTGGACATGGAGCACATCGAGTTCTTCAAGCGACTGATGAATCGCCTCGACGACGAGGACGACAAGGCAGCCGTGGTCCACACCGCTCGCGTGGTGTTCCGCCTCTACGGCGACATCTTCCGTGGCCTGAGCGCCTGA
- a CDS encoding SDR family oxidoreductase produces MRLEQCRALLTGASGGIGQALVERLCAGGAHLLLVGRDGLALDSLARRYPGQVNVICADLALRTGRQTVLEAARRFGGLNCVINAAGVNQFSLLEHQDEDAIARLIGVNVTATLQLTHLLLPLLHTQPQALLVNLGSTFGSIGYPGFAAYCASKFAVRGFSEALRRELADSHIKVLYIAPRATRTAMNSADVVAMNDALKVGLDDPQAVARQIVQAISVEREELYLGWPEKLFVRLNGLLPRLVDQSLRKQLPVIKRFARAEPPAPATQPSTSSGEQHP; encoded by the coding sequence ATGCGACTGGAACAATGCCGTGCCCTGCTGACCGGGGCCAGTGGCGGAATCGGCCAGGCCCTGGTCGAACGACTCTGCGCCGGTGGCGCCCACCTGCTGCTGGTCGGCCGTGACGGCCTGGCGCTCGACAGCCTGGCGCGTCGCTACCCCGGCCAGGTCAACGTGATCTGTGCCGACCTGGCGCTACGCACCGGGCGGCAGACCGTGCTCGAAGCCGCCCGCCGTTTCGGCGGTCTCAATTGCGTGATCAACGCCGCCGGTGTCAACCAGTTCAGCCTACTCGAACACCAGGACGAGGACGCCATCGCGCGGCTGATCGGCGTCAACGTCACGGCCACGCTGCAGCTGACCCACCTGCTGCTGCCCTTGCTGCACACCCAGCCGCAGGCACTGCTGGTCAACCTCGGCTCGACCTTCGGTTCCATCGGCTACCCCGGCTTCGCCGCCTACTGCGCCAGCAAATTCGCCGTACGCGGGTTCTCCGAAGCACTGCGCCGCGAGCTCGCCGACAGCCACATCAAGGTGCTCTACATCGCGCCGCGTGCCACCCGCACGGCAATGAACAGCGCCGACGTGGTGGCGATGAACGACGCGCTCAAGGTCGGCCTGGACGATCCCCAGGCCGTGGCCCGACAGATCGTCCAGGCGATCAGCGTCGAACGCGAAGAGCTCTACCTCGGCTGGCCGGAAAAACTCTTCGTGCGCCTCAACGGCCTGCTGCCGCGCCTGGTCGACCAGTCCCTGCGCAAGCAGCTGCCGGTGATCAAGCGCTTCGCCCGGGCCGAACCGCCCGCACCGGCCACCCAACCCTCGACATCTTCCGGAGAACAGCATCCATGA